The Branchiostoma floridae strain S238N-H82 chromosome 8, Bfl_VNyyK, whole genome shotgun sequence genome has a segment encoding these proteins:
- the LOC118421292 gene encoding calpain-9-like — translation MGCGASAPVRRDHWAPNAVHGNKAQGRASSWAPPPPGYAPNQGNVQYVRWQPQGHTAPPPQWLHAGIAPPRGRPQVGPGQRPPYVPFPNFVAPRPPPGRKPLDHGEVSPGHLQPGQKIRPRPQKIRPRPRPRPPRKERYSPPRKERYSPPRKERYSPPRKERDTPPRRDSPPRKERDSPPPSRPETPVVVEAPPERVHVKAATQEMTDVIRSCLKSGTPWDDPDFPAAPKTIDHRGKASNKIEWKRPQALVDNPRLLVHGVSTDDVRQGTLGDCWFLSSCAAIARESKLMAKVIPKDQYLWKGGGRYAGVAHFRFWRFGEWQDVYVDDNLPTVYGNLTYARCSDKNEFWLPLIEKAYAKLNGSYAALIQGHANDALTDLTGGICERFKTGRHEEEVLYKTLLKAQKRGSFMTCSTQSTFDEGSNEGLVSGHAYTITGVEKIRNSGKTHNLLRIRNPWGRQEWKGAWSDGSSEWQRMPENVRQRLGYENKDDGEFWMECGDFCEFYREVTIASLAEHEVVKTDVKSKWDVAQEIGEWEKGETAGGCRNHMKTYAKNPQYLFTLSSPDHFDPEEDDEEDRGTCDVLIGLHQELPKFKGKLEHIGFQVYEVSSPDRVVKLSKSQLWNATPVFMTATYYNNREVTLRIQMEPGTYVIIPTTYQPNREGPFLLRVFTERPVQLRELGELE, via the exons ATGGGTTGTGGCGCGTCTGCTCCAGTCCGACGGGACCACTGGGCCCCCAATGCGGTGCATGGGAATAAAGCCCAGGGGAGAGCCAGCAGCTGGGCTCCCCCGCCCCCCGGGTACGCCCCTAACCAGGGGAACGTCCAGTACGTAAGATGGCAGCCCCAGGGCCACACAGCCCCTCCACCCCAGTGGCTACATGCAGGCATCGCTCCACCCAGGGGACGGCCCCAGGTAGGCCCGGGACAGCGACCTCCTTACGTGCCGTTCCCAAACTTTGTGGCACCCCGTCCACCCCCGGGCAGGAAGCCGTTAGACCACGGCGAAGTGTCGCCAGGTCACCTCCAACCTGGGCAGAAAATCCGCCCGCGGCCGCAGAAAATCCGCCCGCGGCCGAGGCCGCGTCCGCCGAGAAAAGAGAGATACTCACCGCCGAGAAAAGAGAGATACTCACCGCCGAGAAAAGAGAGATACTCACCGCCGAGAAAAGAGAGAGACACACCGCCGAGAAGAGACTCACCGCCGAGAAAAGAGAGAGACTCACCCCCTCCCTCACGGCCCGAAACCCCAGTGGTCGTAGAGGCTCCACCAGAGAGAGTACACGTCAAAGCAGCCACACAG GAGATGACAGATGTCATTCGGAGTTGCTTGAAGTCCGGTACGCCGTGGGACGACCCTGACTTCCCCGCAGCTCCAAAGACAATAGATCATCGCGGCAAGGCTAGCAACAAAATCGAATGGAAGCGACCACAG GCGCTGGTGGACAATCCGCGCCTTCTTGTGCACGGAGTCAGCACGGACGACGTGCGTCAGGGTACGCTGGGAGACTGCTGGTTCCTGTCCTCGTGCGCGGCTATAGCCAGAGAGAGTAAGCTGATGGCTAAG GTTATTCCCAAAGACCAGTACCTGTGGAAGGGCGGAGGCCGGTATGCGGGCGTGGCTCACTTCCGGTTCTGGAGGTTCGGGGAGTGGCAGGACGTGTACGTGGACGACAACCTGCCGACCGTATATGGCAACCTCACGTACGCCAGATGTAGCGATAAAAATGAGTTTTGGCTTCCTCTCATCGAAAAGGCATATGCAAA ACTGAATGGATCCTACGCGGCGCTTATACAGGGCCATGCCAACGATGCCCTGACAGACCTGACTGGAGGAATATGTGAAAGATTCAAAACTGGAAGACATGAAGAAGAAGTTCTGTACAAAACATTGCTGAAAGCTCAGAAACGCGGTTCTTTCATGACGTGCTCCACACAG AGCACGTTTGACGAGGGTAGTAATGAAGGGTTAGTGAGCGGCCATGCCTACACCATCACAGGAGTCGAGAAG ATAAGGAACTCTGGAAAGACCCACAACCTTCTCCGGATCAGGAACCCGTGGGGCCGCCAGGAGTGGAAGGGAGCGTGGAGTGACGG GTCATCAGAGTGGCAGAGAATGCCAGAAAACGTCCGACAGAGGCTTGGTTATGAGAACAAAGACGATGGAGAGTTCTG GATGGAATGCGGGGATTTTTGTGAGTTCTACAGAGAGGTCACCATCGCTTCGCTGGCAGAACACGAGGTTGTTAAAACTG ATGTGAAGTCGAAGTGGGACGTTGCACAGGAAATAGGAGAGTGGGAGAAGGGTGAAACCGCTGGAGGCTGCCGCAACCACATGAAAACCTACGCCAAAAACCCGCAGTACCTCTTCACACTGTCGTCTCCAG ATCACTTTGACCCTGAAGAGGACGATGAGGAAGACCGCGGCACATGTGATGTGTTGATTGGTCTCCATCAAGAGTTGCCGAAATTCAAAGGGAAACTCGAGCACATCGGTTTCCAAGTATACGAG GTGTCGAGCCCAGACCGGGTAGTCAAGCTGTCCAAGTCCCAGCTGTGGAATGCTACACCCGTCTTCATGACTGCGACTTACTACAACAACCGGGAGGTCACTCTGCGCATTCAGATGGAGCCCGGCACGTACGTCATCATCCCCACTACGTACCAGCCAAACAGAGAGGGCCCATTTCTTCTCAGAGTCTTCACTGAAAGACCAGTCCAGCTGCGAGAATTGGG AGAGCTTGAATGA